In Deinococcus psychrotolerans, a genomic segment contains:
- the ftsH gene encoding ATP-dependent zinc metalloprotease FtsH: protein MTLRRPTDRQTTSSKRSCSAWQRRVTGWLAPVLISSLLLGAAGAQQSPVQPAAVRNDQNYTASNFLADVRAGRVSRVVIDGDGNVRATVQGEGRTLDVVVPPTGQTLSALRAAKVETQVVGGGSPFGWITQLLPLILIGLVLLVIWRGARGNQGGGASQFGKSKANVFQEGQVKVNFGDVAGCDEAKADLTEVVDFLKHPEKYHALGARIPHGVLLVGPPGSGKTLLARAVAGEAKVPYFSISGSDFVEMFVGVGAARVRDLFEQARKASPCIVFIDEIDAVGRKRGSGMQGGNDEREQTLNQLLVEMDGFGTGHDVIILAATNRPDVLDAALLRPGRFDRQVVVDAPDVRGRETILKIHARKKPLDLSVDLAAIAKQTPGMVGADLENLLNEAALGAAREQRSRITNKDIDEARDRVLMGPERRSMVIGEKDRRVTAYHEVGHALAAQLLPHADRVHKLTVVPRGRAAGYMMPLREDRVHYVRAALEDMIAVALAGRAAEEIVFGEVTTGAQNDFQQATNIARRMMTEWGMSDKLGKVALSSEASMYLGGTAMGNYGPRTARLIDEEVSLLIESQYQRVLELMRTHLDRTHSIVTALIEHETLSGEEFASVLAGGTLSSVSLGKA, encoded by the coding sequence ATGACCCTGCGCCGCCCGACTGACCGGCAAACCACTTCTTCCAAACGCTCTTGCTCAGCGTGGCAGCGGCGCGTCACGGGCTGGCTGGCTCCAGTGCTGATCAGCTCGCTGCTACTCGGCGCGGCGGGAGCGCAGCAGTCGCCTGTACAGCCAGCCGCCGTTCGCAACGACCAGAACTACACCGCGTCCAATTTCCTCGCCGATGTCCGCGCCGGCAGGGTCAGCAGGGTGGTCATTGACGGTGACGGCAACGTCCGGGCCACCGTGCAGGGCGAGGGCCGCACGCTCGACGTGGTGGTGCCGCCCACCGGGCAGACCCTCAGCGCGTTGCGGGCCGCCAAAGTGGAAACCCAGGTGGTCGGCGGCGGCTCACCCTTCGGCTGGATCACTCAACTGCTGCCGCTGATTTTGATCGGGCTGGTGCTGCTGGTGATCTGGCGCGGCGCACGCGGCAATCAGGGCGGCGGCGCGAGTCAGTTCGGCAAATCCAAAGCCAACGTGTTTCAAGAAGGTCAGGTCAAAGTCAACTTCGGCGACGTGGCGGGCTGCGACGAAGCCAAAGCCGACCTCACTGAAGTGGTGGACTTCCTCAAGCACCCCGAGAAATACCACGCGCTGGGCGCACGCATCCCACACGGCGTTTTGCTGGTCGGCCCTCCCGGCAGCGGCAAAACCTTGCTGGCCCGCGCCGTGGCCGGAGAAGCCAAAGTGCCTTACTTCTCGATCAGCGGTTCGGACTTTGTGGAAATGTTTGTCGGCGTCGGTGCGGCCCGTGTCCGTGATTTGTTCGAGCAGGCCCGCAAAGCCTCGCCGTGCATCGTCTTCATTGACGAAATCGACGCAGTGGGCCGCAAGCGCGGCTCCGGGATGCAGGGCGGCAACGACGAGCGCGAGCAGACCCTCAACCAACTCCTCGTCGAGATGGACGGCTTCGGCACCGGCCACGACGTGATCATTCTGGCGGCCACCAACCGCCCCGACGTGCTCGACGCTGCACTGTTGCGGCCCGGACGCTTTGACCGGCAAGTTGTGGTGGACGCGCCCGATGTGAGGGGACGCGAAACCATTCTCAAGATTCACGCCCGCAAAAAGCCGCTGGATTTGAGCGTGGATCTGGCCGCCATCGCCAAGCAGACGCCCGGTATGGTCGGCGCTGACTTGGAGAACTTGCTCAACGAAGCGGCGCTGGGCGCGGCCAGAGAGCAGCGCAGCCGGATTACCAACAAAGACATCGACGAGGCGCGTGACCGGGTGCTGATGGGGCCGGAGCGGCGCAGCATGGTCATCGGCGAAAAAGACCGCCGCGTCACGGCTTACCACGAAGTCGGGCATGCGCTGGCCGCGCAACTGCTGCCGCACGCCGACCGCGTTCACAAACTGACCGTCGTGCCGCGTGGACGGGCGGCGGGCTACATGATGCCGCTGCGTGAAGACCGGGTGCATTACGTGCGGGCCGCGCTCGAAGACATGATCGCCGTGGCGCTGGCGGGCCGCGCCGCCGAAGAAATCGTCTTCGGGGAAGTCACCACCGGAGCGCAAAACGACTTCCAGCAGGCCACCAACATCGCCCGCCGGATGATGACCGAGTGGGGCATGAGCGACAAGCTCGGCAAGGTGGCGCTCAGCAGTGAGGCCAGTATGTACCTCGGCGGCACGGCGATGGGCAACTACGGCCCGCGCACCGCCCGCTTGATCGACGAAGAAGTCTCGTTGCTGATCGAGTCTCAGTACCAGCGTGTCCTAGAGCTGATGCGCACCCACCTCGACCGCACCCACAGCATCGTCACCGCCCTGATCGAACACGAAACCCTGTCGGGCGAAGAATTTGCCTCGGTGCTGGCGGGTGGCACGCTGAGCAGTGTGTCATTGGGCAAGGCCTAA
- a CDS encoding cell division protein FtsB yields MKLRLPRWEEVRRLPLTMMIASLLAALGIVQMTFLLGQSGYRYLTWTQQTGLARSQQTQLEQDVIILQDAKAKASDPDYMDALARCIGYVGKTEQVVVAQSAEESLSGNCDPVRLP; encoded by the coding sequence ATGAAACTCCGTTTGCCGCGCTGGGAGGAAGTGCGCCGCCTGCCCCTGACCATGATGATCGCCAGTTTGCTCGCGGCACTGGGCATCGTCCAAATGACATTTTTGCTGGGCCAGAGTGGCTACCGTTACCTGACCTGGACGCAGCAAACTGGGCTGGCCCGCAGTCAGCAAACGCAACTCGAACAAGACGTCATCATCCTTCAAGACGCCAAAGCCAAAGCCAGCGACCCAGACTATATGGACGCGCTGGCCCGCTGCATCGGTTATGTGGGCAAAACTGAACAGGTGGTGGTGGCGCAAAGCGCCGAGGAGAGCTTGTCAGGCAACTGCGACCCGGTGCGCTTGCCTTAA
- a CDS encoding GGDEF domain-containing protein, with translation MKQPVPNNIEPSILQEHREKHAKIFEATLFVSIPLGFFILWGSLIGAVPVWWPTYVPLLLVLLGGAIFGRSRTLSARYEVLKLALLCANGLALNVLRLFGPDGLSAFAENSLYIVAAGIFLFQRPRWVVLTTVLYSGIHLSISALLIGRDPSLERWISLALMTATVGVFFLLYLYRKWWEEAHESRRVYERLAYTDDLTTLPNRRALINLWQTYKPHESAAVMMVDIDHFKQVNDRFGHAEGDRLLWSVGQLIYRQLGISPRSSAPQPAVGRWGGEEFLVLLPASTPTLAYLFAESIRESVQYTDDATPLTVSLGVALREQGESLAQTAARADTALYQAKQTGRNRVVLYDELDTPLSPVLHGNFLPDPEASDQAARSSERMLEEWPTR, from the coding sequence TTGAAGCAGCCTGTCCCCAACAACATAGAACCCTCGATTCTTCAGGAACACCGCGAAAAGCACGCCAAGATTTTTGAGGCCACGCTGTTCGTTTCTATTCCCTTGGGGTTCTTTATTCTGTGGGGTTCGCTGATAGGGGCCGTGCCGGTTTGGTGGCCAACTTATGTGCCGCTGCTGCTGGTCTTGCTCGGCGGAGCCATTTTTGGGCGCTCGCGCACGCTTTCAGCACGCTACGAGGTCTTGAAGCTCGCCCTCCTGTGCGCCAACGGCCTGGCACTCAATGTGCTGCGCTTGTTTGGCCCCGACGGCTTGAGTGCGTTTGCAGAAAATAGCTTGTACATTGTTGCCGCTGGCATTTTTTTGTTTCAGCGTCCCCGTTGGGTCGTTCTCACCACCGTGCTCTATTCGGGCATTCACCTCTCCATCAGCGCTTTGCTGATTGGCCGCGATCCTTCGCTGGAACGCTGGATTTCTCTAGCGCTGATGACCGCGACGGTGGGCGTGTTTTTCCTGCTGTACTTGTACCGGAAGTGGTGGGAAGAAGCCCATGAATCGCGCCGCGTGTATGAGCGCCTGGCCTACACCGACGACCTGACCACGTTGCCCAACCGCCGGGCGCTGATCAACTTGTGGCAGACCTACAAGCCGCATGAAAGCGCCGCCGTGATGATGGTGGATATTGACCACTTCAAGCAGGTCAACGACCGTTTTGGACACGCCGAGGGCGACCGCTTGCTGTGGTCGGTGGGCCAACTGATTTACCGCCAGCTCGGCATTTCCCCGCGCTCGTCCGCGCCGCAACCTGCGGTGGGGCGCTGGGGCGGCGAGGAATTTTTGGTGCTGCTGCCTGCCAGTACCCCGACGCTGGCTTATCTGTTCGCCGAGTCTATTCGCGAGAGCGTGCAGTACACCGACGACGCCACGCCGCTGACGGTCAGCTTGGGCGTGGCGCTGCGCGAACAAGGCGAGTCACTGGCGCAAACGGCGGCCCGCGCCGACACCGCACTGTATCAGGCCAAACAGACGGGCCGTAACCGGGTGGTGCTGTACGACGAGCTGGATACTCCCCTTTCTCCTGTGCTTCACGGCAACTTTTTACCCGACCCCGAAGCCTCAGACCAAGCGGCGCGGAGCAGCGAACGGATGCTCGAAGAGTGGCCTACGCGCTGA
- a CDS encoding aldo/keto reductase: MTQPHSLSAQASGQFKIGGDLSVNRLGYGAMRITGKGIWGEPDDREEALKVLKRLPELGIDFIDTADSYGPYISEDLIAEALFPYGDTVIATKGGLTRHGPDVWPPLGRPEYLRQCVLMSLRRLKIEQIPLWQLHRIDKKVPRDEQFGVMKQMQDEGLIRHLGLSEVSVEEIKAAQQVFEVTTVQNLYNLVTRQSEEVLDYCEAQNIGFIPWFPLASGSLAREGSLLSSVAEKHQVSASGIALAWILQRSPVMLPIPGTSKVKHLEENVAAAGLILSDEDFKALDQQGKAEASKQK; this comes from the coding sequence ATGACTCAACCCCATTCACTCAGTGCACAGGCCAGCGGCCAGTTCAAGATCGGCGGCGACCTCAGCGTCAACCGCCTCGGTTACGGAGCCATGCGGATTACCGGCAAAGGCATTTGGGGCGAGCCGGATGACCGAGAGGAAGCCCTCAAGGTTCTCAAACGCCTTCCCGAACTCGGCATCGACTTTATCGACACCGCCGACAGCTACGGCCCCTACATTTCCGAAGATTTGATTGCCGAAGCGCTTTTCCCTTACGGCGACACCGTAATCGCCACCAAAGGCGGCCTGACCCGTCACGGCCCCGACGTCTGGCCGCCGCTGGGCCGCCCCGAGTACCTGCGTCAGTGCGTGCTGATGAGCCTGCGCCGCCTCAAAATCGAGCAGATTCCGCTGTGGCAACTCCACCGCATCGACAAAAAAGTGCCGCGTGACGAGCAGTTCGGCGTGATGAAGCAGATGCAGGACGAAGGCCTGATTCGCCACCTGGGCTTGTCTGAAGTCAGCGTGGAAGAGATCAAAGCCGCCCAGCAGGTTTTTGAAGTGACCACCGTCCAAAACCTCTACAACCTGGTGACCCGCCAAAGCGAAGAAGTGCTGGACTACTGCGAGGCGCAAAACATCGGCTTTATTCCCTGGTTCCCGCTGGCGTCGGGCAGCCTTGCCAGAGAAGGCAGCTTGCTCAGCAGTGTGGCCGAGAAACACCAGGTCAGCGCCAGCGGAATCGCTCTGGCATGGATTTTGCAGCGCAGCCCGGTGATGTTGCCGATTCCCGGCACCAGCAAAGTCAAGCACCTCGAAGAAAATGTGGCGGCGGCGGGCCTGATTCTCAGCGACGAGGACTTCAAGGCGCTCGATCAGCAGGGCAAGGCAGAAGCCAGCAAGCAGAAGTAA
- a CDS encoding DoxX family protein, whose translation MSILNFVGRAALASIFVQGGLSALQHPQQRAKLVERAGLPEPELLTQINGGIMAASGVLMALGIMPRTSALALLSSMVPTTVIGHPFWQMEGAERQGQMLHFAKNVAMMGGLLLVVADRGK comes from the coding sequence ATGAGTATCCTCAACTTCGTGGGCCGCGCCGCGCTGGCTTCTATTTTCGTTCAGGGCGGCCTCTCGGCGCTGCAACACCCCCAGCAACGCGCCAAACTGGTCGAGCGGGCCGGACTCCCGGAACCCGAGCTGCTGACCCAAATCAACGGCGGCATCATGGCCGCGTCGGGCGTGCTGATGGCGCTGGGCATCATGCCGCGCACCTCGGCGCTGGCGCTGCTCTCCAGCATGGTGCCCACCACGGTTATCGGCCACCCGTTTTGGCAAATGGAGGGAGCCGAGCGCCAGGGTCAGATGCTGCACTTTGCCAAAAACGTGGCCATGATGGGCGGTCTGCTGCTGGTGGTGGCCGACCGGGGGAAGTAA
- a CDS encoding ABC transporter substrate-binding protein yields MSRFLFTAVLSLGLLGAAQAQTTPLPTIHIGLGYIPNVQFTPFYVAKRLDYFKAEGLNVEYQHGYVSELIPLLLQGKLDFVVGDPEDAILARSAGQPVKYIMAMYQKVPATVFSLASKNIRTPADLKGKVIGIPGTFGSTYFALGALLDSAGLKESDVKLASIGFTQLEAVRGGKVDAAVGFVNNEVVNLKAAGVPVSTLDVTAAYPMVGVGIITTDKNAQTALAKKVVRASQRAMRLTINDPAQAFKIGLKDFGSGGGTLSVLQASLPLMQSSATKVSGLGYSDPAAWTKAVAYLQKQGKVPSSAKASDFFSNAAISKTLK; encoded by the coding sequence ATGTCACGCTTTCTTTTCACCGCTGTTCTCAGTTTGGGCCTGCTCGGTGCGGCCCAGGCCCAAACGACACCACTGCCCACCATTCATATCGGGCTGGGGTATATCCCCAATGTGCAGTTCACGCCGTTTTACGTCGCCAAGCGGCTGGACTACTTCAAGGCCGAGGGGCTGAACGTGGAGTATCAGCACGGTTACGTTTCCGAACTTATTCCGCTGCTGCTGCAAGGCAAACTCGACTTTGTGGTGGGCGATCCTGAAGACGCGATTTTGGCGCGTTCGGCGGGTCAGCCAGTCAAATACATCATGGCGATGTACCAAAAAGTTCCGGCGACGGTGTTCAGTTTGGCCAGCAAAAATATCCGCACCCCCGCCGACCTGAAGGGCAAAGTCATCGGCATTCCCGGCACCTTCGGCAGCACTTATTTTGCTCTGGGGGCACTGCTCGACTCAGCGGGCCTCAAAGAAAGCGACGTGAAACTGGCTTCCATCGGCTTTACCCAGCTTGAAGCGGTGCGCGGCGGCAAGGTAGACGCGGCGGTGGGCTTTGTCAACAACGAAGTCGTGAACCTGAAAGCGGCGGGCGTGCCGGTCAGCACCCTCGATGTGACGGCGGCTTACCCGATGGTGGGCGTAGGGATCATCACCACCGACAAAAACGCCCAGACGGCGCTGGCCAAAAAAGTGGTGCGGGCCTCGCAGCGGGCCATGCGCCTGACCATCAACGATCCAGCCCAAGCCTTCAAGATTGGGCTCAAGGACTTCGGCAGCGGCGGCGGCACGCTCAGCGTCTTGCAGGCCAGTTTGCCGCTGATGCAGAGCAGCGCCACCAAAGTCAGCGGTCTGGGCTACAGCGACCCCGCCGCATGGACAAAGGCGGTGGCGTACTTGCAAAAGCAGGGCAAAGTGCCGAGCAGCGCGAAAGCCAGCGACTTTTTCAGCAACGCGGCGATTAGCAAAACGCTGAAGTAG
- a CDS encoding RIO1 family regulatory kinase/ATPase — MSGDDAEQEQKLSRKRRKPQGRRKLSAMSTDADAKDPVLTQLEELGLITEVLAEIKSGKEATVYLAENDDGLLALKIYRDVAARSFKNTGDYGVGLASTSDAVSKAIAKRGSKGAAALQDLWVASEYMVLWQLWQAGLNVPEPLIGPEAFDYVQTSPAVLMRFIGDEDRPAPRLSDIRLTPEEAQVAWQQALEGMARLLKLGLVHGDYSTYNLLWWEGSVMMIDFPQVSDQTNPHFQSLLKRDAESLAQSFKRLGIREDAESTLREVQRLARTLPDKPRLTLP; from the coding sequence GTGAGCGGCGACGACGCGGAGCAAGAGCAAAAGCTCAGCCGCAAGCGCCGCAAGCCGCAGGGCAGGCGCAAGCTCTCAGCCATGAGCACTGACGCCGATGCCAAGGATCCGGTGCTGACCCAGCTCGAAGAGTTGGGCCTGATTACCGAGGTGCTCGCCGAAATCAAAAGCGGCAAGGAAGCCACCGTTTACCTCGCTGAAAATGACGACGGCCTCTTGGCGCTCAAGATTTACCGCGACGTGGCCGCCCGCAGCTTCAAAAACACTGGCGATTACGGCGTGGGACTCGCCAGCACCAGTGACGCGGTGAGCAAGGCGATTGCCAAGCGCGGCTCCAAAGGTGCAGCGGCTCTGCAAGACTTGTGGGTGGCCAGCGAGTACATGGTGTTGTGGCAACTCTGGCAAGCCGGCCTGAATGTTCCCGAGCCGCTGATCGGCCCCGAGGCATTTGATTATGTCCAGACCAGTCCCGCCGTGCTGATGCGCTTTATCGGCGACGAAGACCGGCCCGCGCCGAGGCTCAGCGATATTCGACTGACCCCCGAAGAAGCCCAGGTTGCTTGGCAGCAAGCGCTGGAAGGCATGGCGCGGCTGCTTAAACTCGGCCTCGTCCACGGCGACTACAGCACTTACAACCTCCTGTGGTGGGAGGGGAGCGTGATGATGATTGATTTTCCACAGGTCAGTGACCAGACCAACCCTCACTTTCAGTCGCTCTTAAAGCGCGACGCCGAAAGTTTGGCGCAGAGCTTTAAGCGCCTCGGGATTCGTGAGGACGCCGAAAGCACCCTGCGCGAAGTGCAGCGCCTCGCCCGCACCCTGCCCGACAAGCCGCGTTTGACTTTGCCGTGA
- a CDS encoding SH3 domain-containing protein, whose protein sequence is MKHTLTALLGALALTLPAAAQDAHFVFRAQATTRHNTNLRAQPSLKAKVLLVVPRGQQVKVGDCTDWCQVTYQDGQQTHTGYLYAALLKRKVLPIITPQSSAKP, encoded by the coding sequence ATGAAGCACACCCTTACCGCTTTGCTTGGGGCGCTGGCCCTGACACTGCCCGCCGCTGCTCAGGACGCGCATTTCGTTTTTCGGGCGCAGGCCACCACCCGCCACAACACCAACTTGCGGGCGCAGCCGTCCCTGAAAGCCAAAGTCCTCCTGGTGGTTCCGAGGGGGCAGCAAGTCAAGGTCGGCGACTGCACTGATTGGTGTCAAGTGACGTATCAGGACGGCCAGCAAACCCATACCGGCTACCTGTACGCCGCCCTGCTGAAACGAAAAGTCTTGCCGATCATCACGCCGCAGTCCAGCGCTAAGCCTTGA
- the mqnB gene encoding futalosine hydrolase, translating to MKRALIVVATAGEAERLYALNVSGVEIQVVVSGVGAVAAALATQAALSASSYDLTISAGIGGAFEGSGLTVGGVALACEIVQADLGAWDGSSFLPLSALGLEVAAGNTGRFACWPASLSLGVPCGPFITVSSVTGSVAGAAELLRRVPGALVEGMEGAGVAHAALLAGVPVAEVRGISNFVGLRDRAAWRISEALAGLDTGLRRVLECLAESE from the coding sequence TTGAAACGCGCCCTGATCGTGGTCGCCACTGCCGGAGAAGCTGAGCGGCTGTATGCCCTCAACGTCAGCGGCGTAGAAATACAAGTCGTGGTGAGCGGCGTGGGCGCAGTGGCGGCGGCGCTGGCGACTCAGGCGGCCTTGAGCGCTTCCAGTTATGACCTCACCATTAGCGCGGGCATTGGCGGGGCTTTTGAGGGCAGCGGCCTGACAGTGGGCGGCGTAGCGCTGGCTTGCGAAATCGTGCAGGCCGACTTGGGAGCTTGGGATGGGAGCTCATTTTTGCCGCTCTCCGCGTTGGGCCTGGAAGTGGCAGCGGGCAACACAGGCCGCTTTGCTTGCTGGCCCGCGAGCCTGAGCTTGGGTGTGCCCTGCGGCCCCTTTATCACTGTAAGCAGTGTAACCGGCAGCGTGGCAGGCGCGGCAGAGCTGCTGAGGCGTGTGCCGGGAGCGCTGGTGGAAGGCATGGAAGGCGCGGGAGTGGCGCACGCTGCCTTGCTGGCAGGCGTTCCAGTGGCCGAGGTGCGCGGTATCAGCAACTTCGTGGGGCTGCGTGACCGGGCAGCGTGGCGCATCAGCGAAGCGCTGGCGGGGCTAGACACGGGGCTGCGGCGGGTGTTGGAGTGCTTGGCTGAAAGTGAATGA
- a CDS encoding DoxX family protein, with the protein MTLPPDSPAKSIVTPPSALQTAARWLLGSALMFAGYSHLTSKRQDFQAQVPKSLPLDKDFVVLASGVAELSLGASLIVLSGQRRTVGKVAAAFFVAVFPGNISQYLTRTPAFGLNTDRSRLVRMAFQPLLVLWALWSTGALNKVRDEQN; encoded by the coding sequence ATGACGCTTCCTCCAGACTCTCCAGCCAAAAGCATCGTGACACCACCTTCCGCACTCCAGACAGCAGCCCGTTGGCTGCTGGGCAGCGCACTGATGTTTGCGGGCTACTCTCACCTCACCAGCAAGCGTCAAGATTTCCAAGCTCAAGTACCCAAATCGCTGCCACTTGATAAGGACTTCGTGGTGCTGGCTTCCGGCGTCGCAGAACTCTCGCTGGGCGCTTCGCTCATCGTGCTTTCTGGGCAGCGCCGAACGGTAGGCAAAGTGGCAGCAGCTTTCTTCGTGGCCGTCTTTCCCGGCAACATCTCGCAGTACCTGACTCGTACTCCGGCGTTTGGCCTCAACACCGACCGCTCGCGGCTCGTTCGGATGGCCTTCCAACCGCTGCTGGTGCTGTGGGCACTGTGGTCTACCGGCGCATTGAACAAAGTCAGAGATGAACAGAACTGA